A genomic window from Levilactobacillus yonginensis includes:
- the dusB gene encoding tRNA dihydrouridine synthase DusB, with amino-acid sequence MAWKIGDVTIPNRVVVAPMAGVTNVAFRLICKEFGAGLVECEMISGQGIHYHNQRTLHMMAVDEREHPMSIQIFGGTQETLVQAAQFVDKQTPADIIDINMGCPVNKVVNTDAGAKWLLDPDKVHDMVAAVVAAVDKPVTVKMRTGWDDRHVYAVENALAAESAGASAVAMHGRTRKQMYQGQADWDVLADVAKHLTIPFMGNGDVRTPEDAKRMLTEVGADAVMIGRAVMGNPWLLRRVNHYLDTGELLPEATPEEKIAIAKEHLHRLCRAKGSEEGPRDFRNQVAYYLKGIPHAARTKVALTDATDEEVMVTLLDGFLDKMAARRQRTPVTRYTDE; translated from the coding sequence ATGGCATGGAAAATTGGAGACGTTACAATTCCTAATCGGGTAGTAGTTGCTCCTATGGCTGGAGTCACCAACGTGGCGTTTCGACTAATTTGCAAGGAATTTGGTGCTGGCTTGGTTGAATGCGAAATGATTTCTGGCCAGGGGATTCACTACCATAATCAGCGTACCCTCCATATGATGGCGGTTGATGAGCGAGAACACCCAATGAGTATTCAAATCTTTGGGGGAACTCAGGAAACTTTGGTACAAGCAGCTCAATTTGTGGATAAGCAGACGCCAGCTGATATTATTGACATTAATATGGGGTGTCCGGTGAATAAGGTCGTGAACACGGATGCTGGTGCTAAGTGGCTCCTGGATCCGGATAAGGTTCATGACATGGTTGCGGCGGTCGTCGCTGCGGTTGATAAACCAGTAACAGTGAAAATGCGAACTGGCTGGGATGATCGCCACGTTTACGCGGTGGAAAATGCCTTGGCTGCTGAGAGTGCCGGGGCGAGTGCAGTTGCTATGCATGGTCGAACACGTAAGCAAATGTATCAGGGTCAGGCTGACTGGGATGTGCTGGCAGATGTAGCGAAGCATTTAACCATTCCATTTATGGGTAATGGGGATGTTCGTACGCCAGAGGATGCTAAACGCATGTTAACTGAGGTTGGGGCTGATGCAGTTATGATTGGTCGTGCAGTCATGGGGAACCCTTGGCTGTTGAGACGGGTTAACCACTATTTGGATACGGGCGAATTGTTACCAGAGGCGACTCCTGAAGAAAAGATTGCCATTGCTAAGGAACATTTGCACCGGCTGTGTCGAGCTAAGGGTTCTGAAGAGGGGCCTCGTGACTTTCGGAATCAGGTGGCCTATTATCTTAAGGGAATTCCCCACGCAGCTAGGACTAAGGTTGCGTTGACGGATGCGACGGACGAAGAGGTCATGGTCACACTGTTAGATGGTTTTTTAGACAAAATGGCAGCGCGGCGTCAACGGACACCGGTTACTAGGTATACGGATGAGTGA
- the hslO gene encoding Hsp33 family molecular chaperone HslO — MTDYLVKSLIDDGMFRAYVVDATDMVAEAQQRHDTWSAATAALGRTMIGTTLLATSLMKGDEKLTVKVDGHGPVGAIVVDGNANGEVKGYLQYPHTSLALNEKHKIDVRKAVGVNGMLTVTKDLGLSQPYTGQVPLVSGELGEDFTYYLAKSEQIPSSVGVSVFVQPNNTVKVAGGFMIQVMPGASDEAIARLEERLKEVPMVSELLLDGQTPEDILQLLFKDEKIKILQKMPVSFKCDCSKERFAKALASIQPKAIREMIDEDHGAEAVCHFCGTKYEFSEDDLKDILVKAQAD; from the coding sequence ATGACAGATTATTTAGTAAAAAGTTTAATTGATGACGGGATGTTTCGGGCTTACGTAGTCGATGCAACGGACATGGTAGCTGAGGCTCAGCAACGGCATGATACTTGGAGTGCAGCAACGGCGGCTCTAGGGCGGACCATGATTGGTACAACTTTGTTAGCAACGTCGCTTATGAAGGGTGATGAGAAGCTGACGGTGAAGGTCGACGGTCATGGACCAGTGGGTGCTATCGTGGTGGATGGTAATGCCAATGGTGAAGTTAAGGGCTACCTGCAATATCCGCATACGAGCTTGGCATTGAATGAGAAGCACAAGATTGACGTGCGTAAGGCGGTTGGCGTAAACGGGATGCTGACGGTGACGAAGGATTTAGGCCTCAGTCAACCATACACAGGACAGGTCCCCTTGGTTTCTGGTGAGTTAGGGGAAGACTTTACTTACTACCTGGCTAAGTCTGAACAGATTCCTAGCTCCGTGGGGGTGTCTGTTTTCGTACAACCCAACAATACGGTTAAGGTTGCCGGTGGATTCATGATTCAAGTGATGCCGGGCGCAAGCGATGAGGCAATTGCGCGGTTGGAGGAACGCTTGAAGGAAGTGCCTATGGTTTCTGAATTGTTACTAGATGGTCAGACGCCAGAGGACATTTTGCAATTACTGTTCAAGGATGAGAAAATCAAGATTTTACAGAAAATGCCAGTTAGCTTCAAGTGTGATTGCTCTAAGGAGCGGTTTGCCAAGGCGTTAGCTTCAATTCAGCCCAAGGCTATTCGGGAAATGATTGATGAAGATCACGGTGCCGAAGCGGTTTGTCACTTTTGTGGGACAAAGTATGAATTTTCCGAAGATGACTTGAAGGATATCCTGGTTAAGGCACAGGCTGACTAG
- the ftsH gene encoding ATP-dependent zinc metalloprotease FtsH, protein MNNRRNGLFRNSLFYIVIFLLVIGVVYLFNGNNSSSQSQEIQSSQFEKDLSTNKIKKFSIQPSGGVYKITGEYRNAQKRSTNTGFSLGGSQSTAVTGFTTQVLTNNSTVSEIDKIAKNHNVKVNTKAEESSGFWINLLVYVAPLVIFFFFFYMMMGQAGQGGGNGRVMNFGKSKAKPADSKENKVRFADVAGEEEEKQELVEVVEFLKNPRKFVSLGARIPSGVLLEGPPGTGKTLLAKAVAGEAAVPFFSISGSDFVEMFVGVGASRVRDLFEQAKKAAPSIIFIDEIDAVGRQRGAGMGGGHDEREQTLNQLLVEMDGFTGSEGVIVMAATNRSDVLDPALLRPGRFDRKILVGRPDVKGREAILKVHSKNKPLANDVDLKEISKQTPGFVGADLENLLNEAALLAARRNKTQIDASDLDEAEDRVIAGPAKKDRVISPEERKTVAYHEAGHTIVGLVLNDARVVHKVTIVPRGRAGGYAIMLPREDQMLMSKKDAMEQIAGLMGGRTAEELIFHSESSGASNDFEQATQIARSMVTQYGMSDELGTVALESAGGQPFAGAGYPGQPSYSEHTASLIDSEVRRIIGEAHTTARKILEEHKAEHKIIADALLKYETLDEKQILSLFNTGEMPEKDGSSEFPSEKAATFEESKRELERREAERQASTEAKLAESAATTESDSSQASEATSSAADDQKPDDSE, encoded by the coding sequence ATGAATAATCGACGAAATGGGCTGTTTCGGAATAGTCTATTTTACATTGTGATCTTCTTGTTGGTCATTGGTGTTGTTTACCTGTTTAATGGTAATAACAGCAGCTCACAATCCCAAGAAATCCAATCGAGTCAGTTCGAGAAGGACCTGAGTACGAACAAGATCAAGAAGTTCTCTATTCAACCTTCCGGGGGAGTTTACAAGATTACTGGTGAATATCGGAACGCCCAAAAGCGTTCTACTAATACCGGCTTTAGTCTTGGGGGCTCACAGAGTACCGCGGTGACCGGGTTTACGACCCAGGTCTTAACGAACAACTCGACGGTTTCCGAGATTGATAAGATCGCCAAGAACCATAATGTAAAGGTCAACACCAAAGCAGAAGAGTCAAGTGGCTTTTGGATTAACTTGTTAGTCTACGTAGCGCCACTGGTTATTTTCTTCTTCTTCTTCTACATGATGATGGGTCAAGCCGGCCAAGGCGGCGGCAATGGTCGGGTCATGAACTTTGGGAAGAGTAAGGCCAAACCAGCCGACAGCAAGGAGAACAAGGTTCGCTTTGCCGACGTTGCTGGTGAGGAGGAGGAAAAGCAAGAGCTGGTCGAAGTTGTCGAGTTCTTGAAGAATCCGCGTAAGTTCGTTTCATTAGGTGCCCGGATACCATCTGGTGTCTTATTGGAGGGTCCTCCTGGTACTGGTAAAACGTTGCTGGCGAAGGCCGTTGCTGGTGAAGCGGCGGTACCATTCTTCTCGATTTCTGGTTCAGATTTCGTGGAAATGTTCGTTGGTGTCGGGGCTAGCCGTGTCCGGGATCTGTTTGAACAGGCCAAGAAGGCCGCACCTTCTATCATCTTTATTGATGAAATTGATGCGGTTGGTCGTCAACGGGGTGCCGGCATGGGCGGTGGTCACGATGAACGTGAACAAACCTTGAACCAATTGTTGGTTGAAATGGATGGGTTTACTGGTAGTGAAGGTGTCATTGTGATGGCTGCTACTAACCGTTCTGATGTCTTAGACCCAGCTTTGCTACGGCCGGGACGATTTGACCGGAAGATTTTAGTTGGTCGACCAGATGTTAAAGGTCGGGAAGCTATCCTGAAGGTTCATTCTAAGAACAAGCCTTTAGCCAACGACGTCGACTTGAAGGAAATTTCTAAGCAGACGCCAGGGTTCGTGGGTGCCGACTTGGAAAACCTCTTAAACGAAGCGGCCTTATTGGCAGCTCGGCGGAATAAGACCCAGATTGACGCTTCTGACTTAGATGAAGCGGAAGACCGGGTTATCGCTGGACCTGCTAAAAAGGATCGGGTCATCAGCCCTGAGGAACGCAAGACGGTTGCTTATCATGAAGCTGGACATACAATTGTCGGCTTAGTGTTAAATGACGCGCGTGTGGTCCACAAGGTTACTATCGTTCCTCGTGGGCGTGCGGGTGGATATGCCATCATGCTCCCACGTGAAGATCAGATGTTGATGTCTAAAAAGGATGCCATGGAACAAATCGCTGGACTCATGGGTGGTCGGACTGCTGAAGAGTTAATCTTCCATTCTGAATCATCTGGTGCATCCAATGACTTTGAACAGGCAACGCAAATTGCCCGGTCCATGGTTACCCAATATGGGATGAGTGATGAGTTGGGTACCGTTGCATTGGAAAGTGCTGGCGGTCAGCCATTTGCTGGTGCAGGTTACCCTGGCCAACCTAGTTACTCTGAACACACTGCTAGCTTAATTGATAGTGAAGTTCGCCGAATCATCGGAGAAGCCCATACGACTGCCCGGAAGATTTTGGAAGAACATAAAGCAGAACACAAGATTATTGCGGATGCCTTGCTGAAGTACGAAACGCTGGACGAAAAGCAAATTCTCAGTCTGTTTAATACTGGGGAAATGCCTGAGAAGGATGGCAGTAGCGAATTTCCAAGTGAAAAGGCCGCAACTTTTGAAGAATCTAAGCGAGAACTAGAACGCCGTGAAGCTGAACGACAGGCCTCTACGGAAGCTAAGTTAGCTGAATCTGCCGCTACCACTGAATCTGATAGCAGTCAGGCCAGTGAAGCAACGAGTTCTGCAGCGGATGATCAAAAGCCGGACGACTCTGAATAA
- the hpt gene encoding hypoxanthine phosphoribosyltransferase — MNNDILKVLYSEEDIAAACKRLGTQLAEDYKDKTPLIICVLKGAILFMTDVIRDMDIYATIDFIDVSSYNGGTASSGTIRLLKDLDTDVAGRDILLVEDIIDTGRTLKYLEDLLKDRHANSIKVCTLMDKPSGRVVEAKADYVGFNVPSEFVVGYGLDYEEKYRNLPYVGVLKPSVYSDK; from the coding sequence ATGAACAACGATATTTTGAAGGTCCTTTATAGTGAGGAAGACATTGCTGCAGCTTGTAAACGACTTGGAACGCAACTCGCCGAGGATTATAAGGATAAGACGCCTTTGATCATCTGCGTGTTAAAGGGTGCAATTTTGTTTATGACCGATGTTATTCGTGACATGGACATCTATGCAACCATTGACTTTATTGATGTCTCCAGCTACAACGGAGGAACCGCATCATCCGGAACCATTCGTTTACTGAAGGACCTGGATACGGACGTTGCTGGTCGTGACATCTTGTTAGTTGAAGATATTATCGATACTGGTCGGACGTTGAAGTACCTGGAAGACCTGTTAAAGGACCGTCACGCCAACTCAATTAAGGTCTGCACGTTAATGGATAAACCCAGTGGACGAGTGGTTGAAGCGAAAGCGGATTATGTTGGGTTTAACGTTCCGAGTGAATTCGTAGTTGGGTACGGTTTGGACTATGAAGAAAAATATCGGAATCTCCCGTACGTGGGTGTTTTGAAGCCATCCGTTTATTCAGATAAATAA
- the tilS gene encoding tRNA lysidine(34) synthetase TilS, whose protein sequence is MTLETDFQNNWRQQGWATSRGRGLVAVSTGVDSMVLLTLLSRLPHDQRPQLTVVHVNHELRAQSTTEEKFLTTWCADHRIPLVTKHWPRAEHPDHGVEAAARDFRYQFFSQQLQQQSADWVATAHQADEQAETILLKLLRGGELAQLAGMANERFLGGGKVIHPLLPFKKTELVAFARRMAIPWYEDATNQELVVSRNRVRHQILPQLRGENPQVIDHLTAYARQLRAVMAVADEALDTKLTGIVEPGTGQGNVTKLLARPGSEQRLLLARLIKQSAPTVTTGESHLNQCLQLLRNLQRPSGVVDFSGGWVFRKSYDRFEFTQPKNLQQKSVEQFTFMVDLNQWRSVGNGRLLGFFPESSSIQTPHETVALQSKQFPLQVRQWVATDQLRLASGHHQSVRRALINAKVPRSERAAQLVLVTAQGEVLTVLGVKWSVWPSRAHTKNYHIVLKHE, encoded by the coding sequence GTGACGTTAGAGACGGATTTTCAGAATAATTGGCGTCAGCAGGGGTGGGCAACTTCCCGAGGACGTGGGTTAGTAGCTGTGTCGACCGGCGTCGATTCAATGGTGCTGCTTACCTTGCTGAGTCGATTGCCGCACGACCAACGACCACAATTAACTGTTGTTCACGTTAATCACGAACTACGGGCACAGAGTACAACGGAGGAAAAATTTTTGACCACCTGGTGTGCCGACCATCGGATACCATTAGTTACGAAGCATTGGCCGCGGGCTGAACACCCAGACCACGGTGTTGAAGCCGCCGCCAGGGACTTTCGCTACCAATTTTTTTCGCAGCAATTGCAGCAACAGTCAGCTGACTGGGTGGCGACAGCTCACCAAGCCGATGAGCAGGCAGAGACCATTCTGTTGAAATTGTTGCGTGGTGGTGAGTTGGCTCAGCTGGCAGGGATGGCCAATGAACGTTTCTTAGGAGGGGGTAAGGTGATTCACCCGTTGCTCCCGTTTAAGAAGACGGAACTGGTGGCTTTTGCTCGACGAATGGCGATTCCTTGGTATGAGGACGCCACCAACCAAGAACTTGTGGTCAGTCGTAATCGTGTTCGTCACCAGATTCTCCCACAATTACGGGGTGAAAATCCGCAGGTGATTGACCATTTAACAGCCTATGCCCGTCAATTGCGGGCAGTCATGGCTGTAGCCGATGAGGCCTTGGATACCAAGCTGACTGGCATCGTTGAGCCCGGCACGGGACAAGGAAACGTCACAAAGTTGTTGGCGCGTCCAGGCTCTGAACAGCGGTTGTTGCTGGCTCGGTTGATTAAGCAGTCGGCGCCGACAGTGACCACCGGTGAGTCACATCTCAACCAGTGTCTACAACTCTTGCGGAATTTGCAGCGACCGTCCGGTGTCGTTGATTTTAGCGGTGGCTGGGTGTTTCGTAAGAGCTATGATCGATTTGAGTTTACGCAACCTAAAAATTTACAGCAAAAATCCGTGGAACAATTTACTTTTATGGTAGACTTAAACCAATGGCGATCCGTTGGCAACGGCCGATTACTCGGCTTCTTTCCAGAGAGTTCGTCAATACAGACCCCACATGAGACGGTGGCATTACAGTCGAAGCAGTTTCCTTTGCAAGTTCGGCAATGGGTAGCTACCGATCAGTTGCGACTAGCTAGCGGCCACCATCAGAGTGTGCGGCGGGCGTTGATCAACGCCAAGGTTCCTCGTTCTGAACGAGCAGCCCAGTTGGTCTTGGTTACAGCTCAGGGGGAAGTTTTGACGGTACTTGGCGTGAAGTGGTCGGTTTGGCCATCACGGGCGCACACAAAAAACTATCATATTGTCTTGAAACACGAATAG
- a CDS encoding S1 domain-containing RNA-binding protein, producing MAIEVGAKVSGKVSGITNFGAFVDLGDHKTGLVHISEISDGFVKDIHDVLSVGDEVTVKVLTVGNDGKIGLSIRKATDKPASERPQHSRSEHHGEHSEHRGGNHDFHGNGGRGGESHGNAHGRRFENNGSRPHHNSANGRFSGHHAAQHEESFDDLMSGFMKQSEDRLATIKRNTEGKRGGRGGRRS from the coding sequence ATGGCAATCGAGGTTGGAGCTAAAGTTTCCGGAAAGGTCTCCGGAATCACGAACTTTGGCGCATTTGTTGATTTAGGTGACCACAAGACCGGGTTGGTTCACATTAGTGAAATTTCCGATGGGTTCGTGAAAGATATTCACGACGTTTTATCTGTCGGTGATGAAGTAACGGTTAAAGTATTGACCGTTGGGAATGACGGGAAAATTGGGCTGTCGATTCGTAAGGCAACTGATAAACCGGCATCAGAACGGCCACAGCATAGTCGCAGTGAACACCACGGTGAGCATTCTGAGCATCGCGGTGGTAATCACGATTTCCACGGCAATGGTGGTCGCGGCGGTGAAAGCCATGGTAACGCCCATGGTCGCCGCTTTGAAAATAACGGTTCCCGGCCACACCATAATTCGGCAAATGGTCGTTTCTCAGGCCATCACGCAGCCCAACATGAAGAGAGTTTCGACGACTTGATGTCAGGGTTCATGAAGCAGAGTGAGGACCGTCTGGCAACAATTAAACGCAACACCGAAGGTAAGCGCGGTGGCCGTGGTGGCCGTCGTAGTTAA
- a CDS encoding septum formation initiator family protein — translation MADVKPQPAKIERLENDYTRRLDKQATQQHHHRWLGKRRARRATRIIIVFAVFMTILGIQWVRTNASLHTVNQQVATSERQLTKTKATNQKLKLQIKQLNDKDYLGRLIRSKYYYTKSGETVYSLPGDHATDVTAK, via the coding sequence ATGGCTGACGTGAAACCGCAACCGGCGAAAATTGAACGTTTAGAAAATGATTATACCCGGCGGTTGGATAAGCAGGCCACCCAGCAACATCATCATCGGTGGCTGGGCAAACGTCGCGCACGACGAGCTACTCGGATTATCATTGTTTTCGCCGTCTTCATGACAATTTTAGGTATTCAGTGGGTCCGTACGAATGCAAGCCTGCATACGGTTAATCAGCAGGTTGCTACTAGTGAACGGCAACTGACTAAAACGAAGGCGACTAATCAGAAGCTTAAGTTACAGATCAAGCAACTTAATGACAAAGATTACTTGGGTCGTTTAATTCGGTCGAAGTACTATTACACCAAGTCCGGTGAGACAGTCTATAGTCTACCCGGTGATCACGCCACCGACGTGACCGCAAAATAG